GGCTGAGCCGGACGGTCAACGCGCTGCCCGGCACGGTGCGGGTGCTGGTGGTCCGCGGCGAGGGGCCGTCCTTCTCGGCCGGCCTGGACCGGGCCATGTTCACCCCGGAAGGCATCGAGGGGATCCCGACCGTCCTGGACCTGGCCCGGGCCGATCACGACGAAGCCAGCGCCGAGATCGCCGGCTACCAGAACGGCCTGGCGGTGTTCGCGCGCCCCGGGGTGGTCAGCGTGGCGCTGGTGCAGGGACATGCCGTCGGAGCCGGCTTTCAGCTCAGCCTGGCGTGCGACATCCGGATCGCGGCTGAGGACGCCCAGTTCAGCATGGCCGAGGTCAGCCTGGGGCTGGTGCCCGACCTGGGCGGCACCAAGCGCCTGGTCGAGCTGGTGGGCTACTCCCGGGCGGCCGAGATCTGCCTCACCGCCCGCCGGGTGGACGCCGCCGAGGCGTTGCGGATCGGGCTGGTCAGCACCGTGGTCAACGCCGCCGAGCTGGCGGCCACGGGGGAGCGGTTCGTGTCCCGGATCCTGGAGCAGCCGGTGGCGGCGGTCACCGAGATCAAGGCGCTGCTGCTGGCGGCGTCGGGCCGGTCCCAGGCCGAGCAGGAGCGGGCCGAGCGGGAGGCCCAGCACCGCGTGCTCCGAGCGCTGGCCGGCCTGGACGAATAGCGGTTCATCGCTGCGTTTCGCGACGCGTATCGGTTTGGCACGCCCAGGCGGTCACCAGCGATACGCGTCGAGCGACATGCTCGAACGAGCAACCCGGCGCCCTCGCACGGCGCTCGGAGCGGTTGCGCTGCCAGCGAATAAGGCAGGCGAGGCTGAGAGCGGCTTGTCCGGGGCGTTGATAATCAACGGGTGATGACCCGATGATGCCCGGCGGCGGCAACTACTCCGTGATGCGCTCGATGCGCCGGGACTCGACGCTGTCCAAGCGGCCGCTACGGGCCGGCACCTGGCGCCGGGTGATCGGCTTCGCCAAGCCCTACCGCAAGGAGTTGTCGTTCTTCCTGGCGATGATCGTGCTCGACGCCCTGCTCGGAGTCGCCACCCCGGTGCTGGCCGGCCGGGTGATCAACGAGATCACCAGCCGCGGCGAGGTCCGGGTGGTGGTCTGGATCGCGGTGATCATCGCCGGCCTGGCGGTGGTCAGCGCCGGCCTGTCACTGGCGCAGCGCTGGTACTCGGCCCGGATCGGCGAGGGCCTGATCTTCGACATGCGCACCGGCGTCTTCGACCACATCCAGCAGATGCCGCTGGCCTTCTTCACCCGCACCCAGACCGGGGCCCTGATCAGCCGGCTCAACGGCGACGTGCTGGGCGCCCAGCAGGCCTTCACCTCCACCCTGTCCGGCGTGGTCAGCAACATCTTCGGCCTGGTGTTCACGGCGGCGGTGATGTTCACGCTGTCCTGGCAGATCACCGCGCTGGCCCTGACCCTGCTACCGGTGTTCGTCCTGCCCGCCAAACGGATCGGCAGCACGCTGCAGGTCATCACCCGGGAGTCCTACGGGCTGAACGCCTCGATGAACAACACCATGACCGAGCGGTTCAACGTCTCCGGGGCGTTGCTGGTCAAGCTGTTCGGCAGGCGCTCGAACGAGTCGGAGTCCTTCCGCGCGCGGGCCGCCCGGGTGCGCGACATCGGGGTGCGCTCGGCGATGTACGGCCGCACCCTGTTCGCCGCGCTGGGCCTGGTGGCGAGCCTGGCCCAGGCGCTGGTCTACGGGTTGGGCGGCTACTACGCGCTGACCGGGCAGCTCTCGACCGGAACCGTGGTGACCCTGGCGCTGCTGCTGACGCGGCTGTACGGCCCGCTGATGGCGCTGTCCAACGTCCGGGTCGACGTGATGAGCGCCCTGGTCAGCTTCGACCGGGTCTTCGAGGTGCTCGACCTCGCCCCGCTGATCGACGACGCCCCGGACGCCAAGCCGATCGACCTCAAGCCCGAATCGGCGACCGTGGAGTTCGACGACGTCTGGTTCTCCTACCCCACCGCCTCCGAGGTCTCGCTGGCCTCGCTGGAGGACGTGGCGGTGCTGGACCAGACGCCGAGCCAGGACGTGCTGCGCGGGGTCAGCTTCACCGCCCAGGCCGGCCAGATGGTCGCCCTGGTCGGGCCGTCCGGCGCGGGCAAGACCACCATCAGCCAGCTGGTTCCCCGGATCTATGACGTCCGGTCGGGCGCGGTGCGAGTCGGCGGGCACGACGTCCGCTCGGTCACCCAGCAGTCGCTGCGCGACGTGATTGGCGTGGTCAGCCAGGACGCCCACCTGTTCCACGACACGATCGCGGCCAACCTGCGCTACGCCCGGCCGCAGGCCAGTGACGCCGAGCTGTGGCAGGCGCTGCTGGCCGCCAACATCGCCGACAAGATCGCCGAGCTGCCCGACCAGCTCGAGACGGTGGTCGGTGACCGCGGCTACCGGCTGTCCGGCGGTGAGAAGCAGCGGATCGCGATCGCCCGGCTGCTGCTCAAGGCGCCGCCGATCGTGATCCTGGACGAGGCCACCGCCCACCTGGACAGCGAGAGCGAGCGCGCGGTGCAGCAGGCGTTGGCGGTGGCGCTGCACGGCCGGACGTCGCTGGTGATCGCGCACCGGCTGTCCACCATCCGGGCCGCCGACCAGGTGCTGGTGATCGACGAGGGGCGGATCGTGGAGTCCGGCACCCATGACGAGCTGCTGCGGGCCGGTGGGCTGTACGCCGAGCTGTACCGCACCCAGTTCGCGCCCGGCAAGCAAGAACGCGTGGAGGACGTCGAAGAAGCAGAGGTAGTCAGCTAGTTCGGTTAGTCCACAGGCCGGAGGAAAGTTCGAGCATCGGGCTTGATTCAGTCCTATCTAAGACCGAAATTCAGGTCTATGCTGAATCACATGCAGACGACGTCACTGTCCGATCTAAAAGCACACCTGTCGGAGTATGCAGAGCGTGCCGAGGTGGAACACGAGCAATACACCATCACGCGCAACGGCCGACCTGCCGTGGTGATGGTGTCAGCCGATGAGTGGGAGTCGATGCAGGAGACGCTGTTCTGGCTGTCGCAACCACGAATCCACGAAGATCTCGCCGAGGCCGAAGAAGACATTGCCGCAGGGCGACTCTATGACGAAGCCCAGGTTCGCCAGGCGTTGAACTTGCCGCCCCGGCGGTGACACGCGATACGCCGGGTTACCGGACGGTGCTCACCGCCGCCGCGCTGCGCAGCCTGCAGGCGGTCCCGCCGCGGATCGCCGAGCCATTGGTAGCTTTTGTTTTCGGCAGCCTCGCCGAGGATCCGAAACGTCGCGGGAAGCCCCTGCAGGGCGAGTTGACCGGACAATGGGCTGCCCGCCGCGGTGATTACCGCATCATCTATCGGCTCGACGCCGACACCAAGGCGATGTACGTCGTCAAGGTCGCCCGAAGGGCCGATGTGTACCGCTCGCGTTGAGGTTTGAGGTGTGCTGCTCGCGCCTAGTGAATAGGTAGGCGCTCAGGTGGTGGCACGGGCTGGCGTGGCCTGGGCGCCGAGTGCCGTGTCCGGCGCTGCTCCAGCGATCAGCTGGGCGGCCCGTTGGTGTGACACCCCAAGCATTGCCCCGATGTCGCGGACGGTCAGTCCCAGGTTCGCCAGTGCCAGGGCTGCCGTCCGAGCCTCCTTGGCGGCCTCGGCCTGGGCACGCGCTGATTCCTCACGCAGTTTCGCCGCTCGGGTCCAGTGCTCGTAGGCCACCGAGGGAAACACGATGTCCGGCTTCAACTCGAACGACTGCGGATCCACCTGCTGCATGACGGCAATCAGATCCCGAGCCATCGGCTCGACCTCACGAAGGGTGCTGGCCTGGGTGGTGCGCTGGATCTCCGGGATCGTGACGAGCCAGAACTGCTCGCCCCGTTCCACCCGCGCGGTGTAAGCAGCCATCGGCTCAGTCTTCCCCATCAGGTCGCGGCGAGTGAAACCACCAGCGAGTCCGGCGAGGTCAGCAGGGTCTGAAACGCCAGCTCGGCGGCGCCGATCAGCGCCGAGTCCTGGTCCAGCCCCGGCAGCAGCACCTGCACGCCGGCCCGGGCTGCGGCCATCGCGCGCCGGTCCAGCTCGCCCTCCACCGTCGCCCGGTCCAGCCGGACCACCTCGGCCAGCGAGCCGCCCACCACGATCGCCTGCGGGTTGAAGCAGTTGACGACGTTGGCCAGGCTGCGGCCAAGCCACAGGGCGACCGTGCGCACCGCGGCCGCCGCCCGCTCCTCGCCGGTCGCCGCTGCCTCGAACACCGCGGCGACCGCCTGGGGGCCGTGCCGGTCGGTGACGCCGGCCGCCCGCAGCAGGGCGTGCTCGCCGATGTAGGTCTCGATGCAGCCGGTGCTGCCGCAGTGGCAGGGCGGGCCGTCCGGGTTGATGGTCATGTGGCCGATCTCGCCGGCGTAACCGCCGACGCCGTGCAACTGGTTGCCCTCGGCGATGATGCCGCTGCCGACGCCGACGCTGCCGTTGAGGTAGACCATGTGGTCATAGCCGATCGCCACCCCCCGCTGGTGCTCGGCGACCGCCCCGAGGTCGGCGTCGTTGCCGGCCTGCACGTCCAGCTGGTTCGGCATCCGGGCGGCGAGCAGTTCGGCGAACGGCACCGCCCGCCAGTCCAGGTTCGGGGCGTGCTCGACGAAGCCGTCCCGGCGACGCACGGTGCCCGGGATGCTCACCCCGACGCCGACCGGGCCCTGCGAGCCGGGCAGCCGGTCGGCCAGCCAGGCGGCGTCGGCGACGATCTGGCCCACCACCGCCCGCGGC
The Jatrophihabitans sp. DNA segment above includes these coding regions:
- a CDS encoding enoyl-CoA hydratase/isomerase family protein translates to MSSSGQVATFTLNRPAKRNVQNPLTWAWLSRTVNALPGTVRVLVVRGEGPSFSAGLDRAMFTPEGIEGIPTVLDLARADHDEASAEIAGYQNGLAVFARPGVVSVALVQGHAVGAGFQLSLACDIRIAAEDAQFSMAEVSLGLVPDLGGTKRLVELVGYSRAAEICLTARRVDAAEALRIGLVSTVVNAAELAATGERFVSRILEQPVAAVTEIKALLLAASGRSQAEQERAEREAQHRVLRALAGLDE
- a CDS encoding ROK family transcriptional regulator; translated protein: MAAQRVAVRPEEIRRHNLSRLLRSIHQHGELTRADLTAAMGLNRSTIGALVSDLVALGLVTEFVPSGGDRAGRPSHLVAPRPDGPYVLAVDVAVERIVTAAVGLGGTVHERRDTPIDGADRLPRAVVGQIVADAAWLADRLPGSQGPVGVGVSIPGTVRRRDGFVEHAPNLDWRAVPFAELLAARMPNQLDVQAGNDADLGAVAEHQRGVAIGYDHMVYLNGSVGVGSGIIAEGNQLHGVGGYAGEIGHMTINPDGPPCHCGSTGCIETYIGEHALLRAAGVTDRHGPQAVAAVFEAAATGEERAAAAVRTVALWLGRSLANVVNCFNPQAIVVGGSLAEVVRLDRATVEGELDRRAMAAARAGVQVLLPGLDQDSALIGAAELAFQTLLTSPDSLVVSLAAT
- a CDS encoding type II toxin-antitoxin system RelE/ParE family toxin, giving the protein MTRDTPGYRTVLTAAALRSLQAVPPRIAEPLVAFVFGSLAEDPKRRGKPLQGELTGQWAARRGDYRIIYRLDADTKAMYVVKVARRADVYRSR
- a CDS encoding ABC transporter ATP-binding protein, coding for MMPGGGNYSVMRSMRRDSTLSKRPLRAGTWRRVIGFAKPYRKELSFFLAMIVLDALLGVATPVLAGRVINEITSRGEVRVVVWIAVIIAGLAVVSAGLSLAQRWYSARIGEGLIFDMRTGVFDHIQQMPLAFFTRTQTGALISRLNGDVLGAQQAFTSTLSGVVSNIFGLVFTAAVMFTLSWQITALALTLLPVFVLPAKRIGSTLQVITRESYGLNASMNNTMTERFNVSGALLVKLFGRRSNESESFRARAARVRDIGVRSAMYGRTLFAALGLVASLAQALVYGLGGYYALTGQLSTGTVVTLALLLTRLYGPLMALSNVRVDVMSALVSFDRVFEVLDLAPLIDDAPDAKPIDLKPESATVEFDDVWFSYPTASEVSLASLEDVAVLDQTPSQDVLRGVSFTAQAGQMVALVGPSGAGKTTISQLVPRIYDVRSGAVRVGGHDVRSVTQQSLRDVIGVVSQDAHLFHDTIAANLRYARPQASDAELWQALLAANIADKIAELPDQLETVVGDRGYRLSGGEKQRIAIARLLLKAPPIVILDEATAHLDSESERAVQQALAVALHGRTSLVIAHRLSTIRAADQVLVIDEGRIVESGTHDELLRAGGLYAELYRTQFAPGKQERVEDVEEAEVVS
- a CDS encoding type II toxin-antitoxin system Phd/YefM family antitoxin, encoding MQTTSLSDLKAHLSEYAERAEVEHEQYTITRNGRPAVVMVSADEWESMQETLFWLSQPRIHEDLAEAEEDIAAGRLYDEAQVRQALNLPPRR